In Streptomyces nodosus, one DNA window encodes the following:
- the narH gene encoding nitrate reductase subunit beta, with amino-acid sequence MRVMAQVAMVMNLDKCIGCHTCSVTCKQTWTNRPGSEYVWFNNVETKPGAGYPRRYEDQEKWKGGWTLNRRGKLKLKAGGRLRKLATIFYNPELPSLDDFYEPWTYDYQSLTTAPLSDRFTSTRPKSQLTGRDMRPAHGPNWDDDLAGAAEYAGADANLKGMAERVRMEFEHAFMFYLPRICEHCLNPSCVASCPSGAMYKREEDGIVLVDQDRCRGWRFCVSGCPYKKVYFNHRTGKAEKCTFCYPRIEAGQPTICSETCVGRLRHLGVMLYDADAVLQAASVKDDKDLYEAQLSVFLDPHDPDVVAAAERDGIAHDWIEAARRSPVYALIKKHRVALPLHPEYRTMPMVWYVPPLSPVTDAMHATGYHDDDPDRVFAAIDALRIPMEYLANLFTAGDTTVVEGVLRKLTAMRAHMRAQQLGDPPDQDLLGQVGANAQDIEDLYRLLAIAKYDDRYVIPRVHAEGSGALMAQHCSLDHPGGVSDLAAHDEDQLTPAPPPLPGLNPSGGGSQFRDSDGKVRFNLLGWNGTGPAPGIFGDGSSQ; translated from the coding sequence ATGAGGGTCATGGCGCAGGTGGCGATGGTGATGAACCTCGACAAGTGCATCGGCTGCCACACCTGCTCGGTCACCTGCAAGCAGACCTGGACCAACCGGCCCGGATCGGAGTACGTCTGGTTCAACAACGTCGAGACCAAACCGGGCGCCGGCTACCCGCGCCGGTATGAGGACCAGGAGAAGTGGAAGGGCGGCTGGACCCTGAACCGCCGCGGCAAGCTGAAACTCAAGGCCGGCGGCCGGCTGCGCAAACTGGCCACCATCTTCTACAACCCCGAACTCCCCTCGCTCGACGACTTCTACGAACCGTGGACCTACGACTACCAGAGCCTGACCACCGCCCCGCTGTCCGACAGGTTCACCAGCACCCGCCCCAAATCCCAGCTCACCGGCCGCGATATGCGCCCCGCGCACGGCCCGAACTGGGACGACGACCTCGCCGGAGCCGCCGAGTACGCAGGCGCCGACGCGAACCTGAAAGGCATGGCAGAACGGGTGCGCATGGAGTTCGAGCACGCGTTCATGTTCTACCTCCCGCGGATCTGCGAGCACTGCCTCAACCCCTCCTGCGTCGCCTCCTGCCCCTCGGGGGCAATGTACAAGCGCGAGGAGGACGGCATCGTCCTGGTCGACCAGGACCGCTGCCGCGGCTGGCGGTTCTGCGTCTCCGGATGCCCGTATAAGAAGGTGTACTTCAACCACCGCACCGGCAAGGCCGAGAAGTGCACCTTCTGCTACCCGCGCATCGAAGCCGGTCAGCCCACCATCTGCTCCGAGACCTGCGTGGGCCGGCTGCGCCACCTCGGCGTGATGCTGTACGACGCCGACGCCGTCCTCCAGGCCGCCTCCGTCAAGGACGACAAGGACCTGTACGAGGCGCAACTGTCGGTCTTCCTCGACCCGCACGACCCGGACGTGGTCGCTGCGGCCGAGCGTGACGGCATCGCCCACGACTGGATCGAGGCCGCCCGACGTTCCCCGGTGTACGCGCTGATCAAGAAGCACCGGGTGGCGCTGCCGCTGCACCCGGAGTACCGGACCATGCCCATGGTCTGGTACGTCCCGCCCCTGTCCCCGGTCACGGACGCCATGCACGCCACCGGCTACCACGACGACGACCCCGACCGTGTGTTCGCCGCCATCGACGCCCTGCGCATCCCCATGGAGTACCTGGCCAACCTCTTCACCGCCGGTGACACCACCGTGGTGGAGGGCGTCCTGCGCAAACTGACCGCGATGCGCGCCCACATGCGTGCCCAGCAGCTCGGCGACCCGCCCGACCAGGACCTCCTCGGCCAGGTCGGCGCAAACGCCCAGGACATCGAGGACCTGTACCGGCTGCTGGCCATCGCCAAGTACGACGACCGCTACGTCATCCCCCGGGTGCACGCCGAGGGCTCCGGCGCCCTCATGGCCCAGCACTGCTCCCTCGACCACCCCGGCGGCGTGTCTGACCTCGCCGCCCACGACGAAGACCAGCTCACCCCCGCCCCGCCACCCCTGCCCGGCCTGAACCCGTCAGGCGGCGGCAGCCAGTTCCGCGACAGCGACGGAAAGGTCCGCTTCAACCTCCTCGGCTGGAACGGCACCGGCCCCGCCCCCGGCATCTTCGGCGACGGGAGCAGCCAGTGA